In a genomic window of Penaeus vannamei isolate JL-2024 chromosome 38, ASM4276789v1, whole genome shotgun sequence:
- the LOC113807022 gene encoding uncharacterized protein, with protein MEIMKLISEFNGSGKQSVVEWLEKLELVCKLRGIADVASVVPLRLTDGAFAVYLQLSRSERKTASKVKKTLLAAFAVDFCVVYEQFVNRRLRKGESPDVYLAELRCLASLFGGVSGQAMACVFVAGLPEDVYQFLRAGSRREALKLDQILSWAQTVLKDDGVPSRSEACFGAAPN; from the coding sequence ATGGAGATCATGAAACTGATCTCGGAGTTTAATGGCAGTGGCAAGCAGTCGGTAGTGGAATGGTTGGAGAAGTTGGAGCTGGTGTGCAAGCTTCGAGGCATCGCTGACGTAGCCAGCGTGGTCCCACTGCGCCTCACCGATGGAGCTTTTGCCGTGTACCTGCAGCTTTCAAGGTCGGAAAGGAAGACTGCAAGCAAAGTAAAGAAGACGCTGTTGGCCGCGTTCGCTGTGGACTTTTGCGTGGTTTATGAGCAGTTTGTTAACCGGCGGTTGCGAAAAGGAGAGAGCCCTGATGTTTACTTGGCTGAGTTGCGGTGTTTGGCGTCGTTGTTTGGCGGGGTGTCAGGCCAGGCCATGGCTTGTGTTTTCGTGGCTGGGTTGCCAGAAGACGTCTACCAGTTCCTTAGGGCCGGGTCTCGCAGGGAGGCGCTGAAGTTGGACCAGATCCTATCGTGGGCACAGACCGTGTTGAAGGATGACGGCGTCCCTAGCCGGTCCGAGGCATGTTTTGGTGCTGCGCCGAATTGA